The Phormidium sp. PBR-2020 DNA segment CGCGGCCTATCTTCAATATCGTCGCGGCAACGCTCTCACGAAAGAGTAACCCCTGAGTTGACAGCAATAACTCCTTAGAAGTGGACATTTTAAAATGGGCACTTGATACTCAAAGATTTTATTTGGGTATAATCTTTGACGATAGCCAGTGTCTTATATAGTCCGACTATTGCTGTTAATCCTGGCGGGGAGGTTCAGCAAAAACAACCACCCGATTCTAGCGGGTGGTTGCCCCCAGCTGGGGTAGGTTCATGATGCCTGTTCTCAGGTGGCCCGTTGAATCACTAACTCTAATACCCGCTTTTTCTCTCGCGGCTCAATCCCGAGTAAGCGGACATAATCGCCGGGATGCTCTAGCAGATAAGCCTGAATCGAATTAATTAGCTCATATTCAGGCTTATTATCAAAGGTCGGCCCAATTTTCCAAGAATTAGCACGATAACGGCGGCGATCGGCATATTCCAAACCGAGATGATTCCCCTGAGCCAGTTGCGCCCGAATTTGTGTCAACACGGGACCATTTAAACCCGAGGAGGGTTGAGAACCATTCCGAGAATGACCCCGAGACGTCATCCCCGTTAAACAGGCGGCATCCTCAGCACAATGATATCCTGCCAGCAAATCCTGATTGACTTGCACCACATGTTCAGAAAAGTGGCGATCGGACTCGTTGGCATCAGGGAGACGTTCAGCGGCTTGAGGGGTGGTGATGACGGCTCCCGAGGGAATATATTTACCTGGGGGAATTTCCACATCTTGAATTAGGGCGTGCATCATGACAATGCAGCCATCCCCGAGTTTAGCGTTGAACACCGTCGAACGGAAGCCGACAAAGCAATCATCCCCCACATAGGCTGGCCCGTGAATT contains these protein-coding regions:
- a CDS encoding ribulose bisphosphate carboxylase small subunit produces the protein MPFRHQANPPTPWDQDLEAPQIHHSDYVHPRATLIGDVRLEANVLIAPGTSIRADEGSPFHIGANTNIQDGVVIHGLEEGRVTGDDGELYSVWIGQNTCITHMSLIHGPAYVGDDCFVGFRSTVFNAKLGDGCIVMMHALIQDVEIPPGKYIPSGAVITTPQAAERLPDANESDRHFSEHVVQVNQDLLAGYHCAEDAACLTGMTSRGHSRNGSQPSSGLNGPVLTQIRAQLAQGNHLGLEYADRRRYRANSWKIGPTFDNKPEYELINSIQAYLLEHPGDYVRLLGIEPREKKRVLELVIQRAT